GGCATGATGAAAGAGATGTTTcgcaataaataaagaaaagacaTGGACAAAATTGATGGATCATAAATGGGGATAACTGAGAACTTTGTATAATGCTAAGTATATACTTTTAACACAAACATTGATTGTGAACAAAGTTGATAAACAATCACATGAAAgcattttctatactcttattaAAACAGAGCACAAAAATTGTTTATCACCATTCCCAAACAGAGACCCTGATCAAAATCATTTGCATTCTTCTTCACATTGTGACAATGGAGGATTCAGCTTGAAGTCAATAGTGCTCAAGGAAATGATTGCGGAAGTTATGCTTCATAGAAAACATGGGACAAAAATTGGAAAAGTTTTTCAACGTCACAAGTGACCAGCCAAAAGGAGAAGAGGAGACCATACACTCATCGCCAAGAGCTGTCTTGATCTCGTCATTAAACAATGCTGGTGTGGCATGAATTTTGAGCATACAAAAAAAGGTTCAGAATCCTGCAACAACTGCTGGTTACAACACTTGAGGCCCAAAGGCAACTGTCCAGATTGCATGTAAGAACAATTGCGGTACGATTCATATGACAAGTATTTGGAGCACATGAGAAGAGGATTAACAACCTGCGGAAATAGTTACTTAAAATACATTAGAATCATAGATTACTTCCTAAGGAAACAAAGCTTCACCAAAAACATGACCAATATTTATATGGCAGGTAAATCAACTAAATACAAAGCAGGCATGTTGACAATGTTTATTTCTCACTAGTTAGTTCTAATGCAAACCACAAGATGGCATCATAAACGATACTGAAACACACTAGTATCTTAATTCGCTAGCACAAATGAATAACACAGAAGTTTTAGCTAAATCTATGAGTATAGAATCAAAAAGCAATGGAAGTGTTGGGAAGCTCTGAGGAGCAGGGCACAAAGGCATGGATAATCTCGAATTGGACTCATAAGTTGTGCCAGAAATATACAGAACTAAGCTTTAATAATGGCTTCACTGCCAAGGCTCCTAATCAATCTCACTTAGACAATAAACTTAAGTGAATGGCTGAAGAAAATTCAAAGTGATCATCCCTCTATCTCCTCAGTTTAGAAAAACAAAGACCATAGCAAATTGCGACACACCGTTCGTTTCACATGTTTCTTATTGTCTAAGCTACCTAATGCAATCTAAGTATCTAACTAGGCAACTAGCTAAGTATTGTTGTATACAAAGAGAGAAGAATTGCAAAGGATGAATCAAACTAGCAAAACCCTtactcaaaaagaaaaaataaacacaaTTACATAGCAAATAGCACAACAAAAATGACTAAACAGGACAAGAAAAAACAAGGAACAATGTAAACTTGACCTTCAACTTAGCAACCCCGTCGCTAACCTCCTTCATATCTCCTTTGGTGAAAATCAACGCTACACTTCCCTGATTCAATTCAATCCAATTCAATCTCACAAAGAATCCTCTTCAAAACCCTAACTTTTTAATCTTGAAATTGTTAATTCTTAATTCTTACCCTAAGAAGAGGAGTAAGGTTGAGGAAGGAATTGTTTCCAGCTTGAAGCGTGAAGGAGCGCCTCATCATGGAGTTCTTCCCCATAACGACAATGGAGTCGCCCTTTAAACTCCTCCGTATGCCATTGATTTGGTTGGAACCAACGTTATCGGAGGTAACCACCACCACCTGGCTGTACTCCTTCAAGAGCTTCCACATCTTCGCATCGAATGCTGCCTTCGACACTTTTCCCGCCATCGCCAACTACCGTCACCAGTGTCACTGTGAGTATGTGTGGCTCACGCAGAAGACTGGACTCTAAAACAGAAGAAACAGTGGCGGATTGTGTGGTCGTCGGAGACAGAGTAGAACGGCGAGGTGCCGGAAAATTGTGTAGTGCGGATGCGGTGGTTGGCTCAGAAAGAGTGGAAGGAATAGTGAATGAAGGACTGAAAAGTGATTAATTGGGCCCAGGCCCAAACTCTTTATGGGCCTAATCCGAAGTTCAGAAATGGAGCATTTGATTTATGGGCAACACAAATGTAATgtgaaaaagtaaaattttaatgaagaacgaaaattgtttcttttaataaggaaaaaaatctaaaaagaaaatcatattttttattccttTGATGAAGCAAGTAGTGATGGTAGTGGTGGTGCTCCACTTGATAATGGAGGGGATGGTGGTGTTGATAGTGGTGCATTTGATGGAGGAGCAGGTGGTTCTCCACTTGATGAAGGAAGTGCTGGTGTTGGTGGAGGAAGTTGTGGTATAGGTGGTGCTCCACTTGATGAAGGAAATAGTGGTGGTGGTGTTTCAAGTAATTCATTTAATGGAGAAGAATGTAGTGGTGGCGGTAGAGCCCTACTTGAAATgggcggtggcggtggcggtggcggtggtggACATGTAATCAAGGGAGATGGAGATTGTGTTGGTAGACATTCAGGTAAAGGAGGTGGTAGTGGATTACTATCTATATTAGTGAAGGATGGTAAAGGCAAGGATGATGGTGGtaaaggtggtggtggtggtggaattTGAAATGATGTAGTGGGGGTCGACAAGGGAAGATATCGTGGATCTTCTTGTGTAGAAGGAATAAGGAGAGGGGAAGGTGGAGGAATTGTTGGAACTCCATATTTTGAaaaaggtggtggtggtggaggaggaggaAGTGGTGGTGTTAATGATGATGGTGGTGAATTAGAAAGGGAGACTACATTTGATAATTCTCCAACTACAGGTACGAATGAATAAACAGGCTTGTCTCTATGGTCAAAAGATGATATTgaagggggtgggggtgggggtggagggggaggaggaggagTTGTAAGTAGTCTACTAGATAGAGGTGGAGGTGCGGGTGGGGGTGGAGGAGGTACTGGCAGAAGCATTGGATTTGA
This region of Arachis hypogaea cultivar Tifrunner chromosome 8, arahy.Tifrunner.gnm2.J5K5, whole genome shotgun sequence genomic DNA includes:
- the LOC112707999 gene encoding large ribosomal subunit protein uL10 is translated as MAGKVSKAAFDAKMWKLLKEYSQVVVVTSDNVGSNQINGIRRSLKGDSIVVMGKNSMMRRSFTLQAGNNSFLNLTPLLRGSVALIFTKGDMKEVSDGVAKLKVVNPLLMCSKYLSYESYRNCSYMQSGQLPLGLKCCNQQLLQDSEPFFVCSKFMPHQHCLMTRSRQLLAMSVWSPLLLLAGHL